The following coding sequences lie in one Zingiber officinale cultivar Zhangliang chromosome 2B, Zo_v1.1, whole genome shotgun sequence genomic window:
- the LOC122048233 gene encoding SPX domain-containing protein 1-like: MNSSLVKILKKYDKRTGALIRHPFIEKVLQQPFFTTDLLYKLVKECVAMLDHLFPSNNLSISAECDGQNGVPKPAQSDPENVPSLSGDTEPHFKPSSFGHPQLSRHIKPTRHSFAYDSLHEKQEAQQVILEGSLTLSNDQYREVQDHFQFTRNFQGKVAEFV; this comes from the exons aTGAATTCAAGTCTAGTGAAAATACTGAAGAAGTATGACAAGAGAACAGGAGCACTTATTAGGCATCCCTTCATCGAAAAGGTGCTGCAGCAGCCATTCTTTACAACTGATCTCCTATACAAACTCGTGAAGGAGTGTGTGGCTATGCTCGACCACCTCTTCCCCAGCAACAACCTATCAATTTCAGCAGAATGCGACGGACAAAATGGAGTGCCAAAACCGGCACAATCAG ATCCTGAGAATGTCCCTTCCTTGTCTGGAGACACCGAGCCCCACTTTAAGCCCTCGTCATTTGGACACCCGCAGTTGTCTAGACATATAAAACCtactaggcactcttttgcctatg ACTCACTTCACGAGAAGCAAGAGGCCCAACAAGTAATATTGGAGGGCAGCCTCACCTTGTCTAATGACCAGTATAGAGAGGTGcaagatcattttcagttcacgAGGAACTTTCAGGGCAAGGTGGCTGAATTTGTCTAG